Within the Anaerolineae bacterium genome, the region CATTTTATGATGGATGTTGTTTTAGAACAGCGCCACTCAACCACGATTGATACCAACTTGCTTGAGTATTACACCCAACATAGTATTATCACCAATCCCGGCCAACATGCCGGTCTGTTAGCCAATCTGCCCGCCGGCGTCCCCAACCTGGTGCGGGTGGTGCAGGGCTTGCTCATTCACCCGTTTTGCGTGGCCCTGTACCACGTTCAACTTTCTCCCATGCAGCGCAACGAACTGCAATTGCGAAGCGTGGCCCAAATGCTGGCCCGCCTGCACGAACTTGATCCCGCGCCGCTGACCGTTCCCCGCGAACCGGCTCAACGTCTGGTAGGCAATTGCCGGGACCACGCCGTGCTGTTCGCCGCTTTGTTACGCCAGCAAGGTATCCCGGCCCGGCT harbors:
- a CDS encoding transglutaminase domain-containing protein — translated: MMDVVLEQRHSTTIDTNLLEYYTQHSIITNPGQHAGLLANLPAGVPNLVRVVQGLLIHPFCVALYHVQLSPMQRNELQLRSVAQMLARLHELDPAPLTVPREPAQRLVGNCRDHAVLFAALLRQQGIPARLRVGFARYFPSHKNEDHWITEYWDAEQSRWVLVDPQLDAIQREAFNISFNPLEMRFYDHFYTGGQA